In Leptolyngbya sp. NIES-2104, the genomic window TTTAATCGTTGCTCTAATGCCCGTGCCTGTGACTCGGATTCACAGATTAGAAATTTGTGAACAGAATAGGCAATTCCCCGCTCATTTGCAGCTTTCAGCATTCGGCTTCCGGTGCCGTTGCGATGTTGCTTCATGCGCTGATTCAGGTTCTTACAACTGCCCAGGTAAAATCGTGCGCGATGCTTTGGTGATCCGAGTGGATAGACCAGGGCGATCAGGTAAACGAACCCAATGCCCTGCTGGTTCATGACTGATAAACACCCTCGCTAATCTGATTGATCAAAGCAGACATGAGCGGCATTGCGTCACAGTCGTCTGCGTTGTAGCGAATGAGAAAGTTGAGAAATTCGCAAACATTGGGTGTGGCTTCGCCGTGAAAAATCTCGATCGCGGTATCTTTCAAAGCCTGGGGTAATGTCATTCCGCCCTTGTTTGATAAATGAGATTCGGTATCGAAGCCTTGCCACAGCGAGAGAATCCCGATTAGCGTAAATTTTTCTACAGCAGTCAGAGCTTCAAAGTGATTGCCGAATTGATCCATCAGTTCAGCGATCGCGGGAGTTTCGTGATAGTAGGTTGCAAGCGAGTGTTTGGTTGGCATAATTCAAAAAGCTCCTAGATTGTTCAATTTGTGGAGTCATAGCCGTCCGATGGTTGGTCGCCGGGGACGGCTATTTGTTTATTGAGCAGTGCGAGATTGGCACTTAGCTATCCAGCAAGGCAAGCAATTCTTCATCTGCGGTTTCAGTTGATTGAGACGAGAGATTAGTTTGCACAGTCCGTTGTTTGAGTTGTCGCTTGTAATCGTTCAAAACGAAAGTAATGATCTCGGTAGGATCGTCTGTCCCCAGTTGTGTACCGATTTCGTTAACAAAGGGCTGGAGATATTCCCGAATGCTGCAACGCACCATCAGCTACCTCTTCGTTGCTTTAGTTGGGCAAGTTTTGCAAGACCACGAGCGTTTGCCCAATGCCCTTGAGTAATCGGCGTAATTCCCTTTGCAGTCAGTAGTTGCGTGATTTGAGGAAGTTCAGAACCTCCACCTACTGCCAGAACTGCGCTGCTGGTAGCTCTCCAAGGTTCGCCTGCCTTTAACGCCGTAGCGAGGGTAGATTGCACCCACGGTTTCAGTTCGACTTGATAGATGTGGCGGAAATTCCAGCCAGTCGTACCATACTCAAAGGTTTTTGCCTCGATCCCGGCTCTAATGATCTGACGATCGCCTTCACCATTTAATTGTTTGCGGGTTTCTAGATTTCGAGCGATCGCATCAATTAAATTCTCGACTCCACCTGGCGTAACTTTGCGAATGAGAAGTTTTCCTTTCGCACCAAAAACGCTGATGATGCAAGTTCCGTTGCCGAAGTCATAGAGAAGGGACTGTCCTTCTGACTCAATTTCGGATCTGGCAGTCACGATCGCGCCCACACCTTCTTCAACAACTGCGACGACTTTGACCCCGATCGTTGACACTTCTTTTCCATTGAAGCGAACAGTATGATTGCCATTGAGCAAGCTAGAAAGCTCATGACCAAAAGCTTGGGCATCTTGAATGCTGGCTACGAGCGTGAATGCCCAGTGAGACTGATGCGGCAGAGTTGCGATCGTGCCCAACAAAAGTTGTAAACCGTAATTCAATTTGCCTCGCCGATCATCCACAACGCGATAGTAACCCATAGGATTTTGCTGGTAGGCACTAATGCCTGATAGCCATCGATGGCTAATTAGCTCAGAGCGATCGCCACTAACGTATTCAACTAAACCAGTCAAAGGATCATAAATTTCGCTGTAAATTGGTAAAACATAAGACGGAATTAGGATTTCAGTCTCCTCAAAGATTAGATTTGTAGAGCCATTGCCGCAATCAAAACCTGCTGAAAGATTAATGAGCGGTGACCGCCTGTAAGTGGTTGTAGCTGTCAGTGCTGAAGTGTTGGGTGTCATGCTATTGACCCTATATAAGTAATTCAAAGCCTTGTAGCGTGAGGCATTAGCTGAAGATTTCCGTCTTGATTGGTTCACTGGCAGCGATTCCCAACCAGAGTTTAGAATTGGCTACCTCTGTCGCTAAACGTATGTTAGCATAGAATTACCATAGAATTAGATGCTGATAACATCTTTCGTTATGGCATTGCATCATTAGCGACACAAGGGAGGCTAAAATTCCATGGCACTAACGACTTCAACCGAAATGAGTAAGCGAACAACGATCGTCTTGCCCGACAAAATTTTTGCAGATCTCGAAAAATGGGCAGATGAAGAAGGCAGACCAACCGCGAATCTTGCAGCTTTTTTAGTAGAACAAGCTGTAAGAGCCAAATACTCTTCTGAATATCCAAAGCCAGAAAGTCGGACAAAAGACTAGCGCCGAAGAAACTTTATTTTTCAGAACTGAGGTGATAGCCAAGATGACAAAACAACTTTGGGAAAAGACAGTTGTTGGTAAACCATCTGCCCTATTTTGTCCAAGCAACGATGAGGAAATGTGTCTGTATTTACAACAGTTCTGTTTTCAAATAGAACTACCTCATGACCTCGGTAGAGGTCATCAAACTGTAGTGGAGTATGAGATTCTCCACCTTCAAATGATGGGTTACTGGTATGCCTATCACTACTTAGGAGAACGTAAAGCTGAACTTTTGCGAGAACTAGAATCAGAGCGCGGAGCCGGGTTTGAGCCAATGGCTCATGCTGCCTTTGCCCTACTAGAACTGTGTAAATGCTGTGTCCAAAGTGGGTATTTCCATCATTCATCTCAACTCATTTCAGTCTCTTACCAAAACTTTTATCAGGTTTGGATCTGCTTGCTGGTTGATGATATTCAAAGTGAATTGAAGCGAGGATTTCGCAAAAAAGAAGAAATTACTTCGATTAGAAGGGAAATTGACCAGGGGCGAGATTTGATCAAAAAACTTGAAAACATCCAAGTAGGAAAGGAAAAGGCAATAGACCTCTCAGGCAACGAGGAATTGGGATTGGTAGAAAACTCCGCTCTTGGAGCGTTGATCACAAGCATTGCTGCTTTTAGAACTGAGCCTGTTCCGAATAAAATCTGGAGGGCTTGGAATTATTACTTATCAAGGTTGAAGAAAGTAGCTACGAAGCAAAGCGAACCGGACAACGGACCCATGTTTTACATCGATGAACAGGGGCAACTCTGGCTTAAAGGCAAGGGTAATCAATCGCATTTATACCCTGAAGAAGACGCGCAGAAGATTTCAGCAATGGTTGCAGCACAGACTAACTTCTGGAAACGACATCCTGTCAGAATTCGCTAGCGTTGGATTGGGTTCGTAGAAAACTATGCAGAGGTGAATCGTTCAGGATACATACTTACCATGTCTTTATTTCAAGTGCTAAGTCTAACTGGTAATCGAGACCGCAGTGCAAACTTGCATCGCAACCTCAGCGGGTTTCGGACTTCTTTCCAGAAAAAGCTACGAGGAGAGCAGTGTGTAAAACAAAGAACTAGGTATTCATTGTTCTGTGTGCAAGAGTTAAAAGAGGCTAAGAGTTAACCAAACGAAAGGGAGAATTGAAGTGCCCCATCCCCGTTTAGAACAGTATCCACTTGATCACTTGGTAGCTACTAAGCTAAATGATCGAGATTATCAAAGTCTGCAAAAAAGAGTGAAGGAAGAAAGCTCTAGCCAAGCTTCTTTGGTTCGTCTTGCAATTCGCAACTATCTTCGATCGTCTTTTTAGGGCAGTCAAGTTTGCGAAAACAGCATTTACTTCTGGAGGTAATTACTACTCAAGAAAGTTGGATTCGCAAAGGGTTGACGTGAAGCCGTCAAACTCCGCAACCAGTGATAACTACAGTGCGAATGGGCGGGGAGACTAACTGAAAGCTTTGGCGAGCGCAGAAGTTAGTATCCCCTTGATTCACTATTTCTAATTCTAGGGGAACTTCACTCTATGACGCAAGAGTGTCATTGGATAAATTACCCTAGCCGCTGCATGGTCAACATCTCTAGCGCTCGCCTTTTGAACTAATCGAAAAACTAAGAACGAGCGTAAGGTTTTGCCCAATGTCAGCAAAGACTCAATTCATTGATCGCAATGTAGTGATTGCATTCCTCTCATTGCTCGGATATCAGGACAACGACGAAGTTTTCCTTCGGTTTTTCTACCCTAGCGGTGACCCTCGCAAAAAATCGGATAAAGGCAGGAAGTTGAACGCCAAGTTTCCTAACTTACCTTGGGAACAGATGGAGCAATTGCAATCGGCAGGTTATGGGTGCTATGTAGTTGTAAATGGGGGCGGACATAGGGACTCAGAGGTAATTTTGGGTCGTGCGATTTTTTATGAACACGACAACCTGGATAAAGTGGTTTCTCGTGATCTTTGGAAAACACTGAATCTGCCTGAGCCGACTTGCCAAGGAGATACGGGCGGAAAAAGTATCCACACTTATCTACGCTTGTCGAATTGCACTATTGATCAATGGACGAATCTACAGCTTGATTTGCTGGAATTTGCAGATGCCGATCGCAGTAACAAAAACCCCAGTCGTGTGATGCGCCTTATTGGTGCTACCTATCTTGCACCTGGACGGGAGCCAGTTCAGTCCGAGCTTATCAGTTGTTCTAACAAAGTCTACACTTACGAAGAATTGCGAGCGGCTATTCCTAGACGAAATGAGTTAGCGATCAAGCGGCAGTGGAGTGAATTTGATCGACAATTCAAATTGCCCACGACTAAGCGAGTACCTTTAATCGAGTGTCTCAGCAGAGCTAATCGTGTACTAATTGAGCAGGGCACTGGAGAAGGGCAACGCAACGATCGAGGATATGCTCTTGCTTGCGATTTGATTGGTGTTTCCAATTACCTGTCCAAAATTGCTCAACCTTACGAGGGTGAACCAAAGTTGTTATTTGAGCAGTACTGTAGCCTCTGCTCACCACCTTTAGAAGTTGCCGAAGCTGAATCAATCTGGCGAAGCGCAGAAGTGAGATCAACAGGCAGCAGTTTGTCTGAAAGTCAAATCGAAAATTGCATCAAAGGCTGGGAATGGCGGCAGAGATCGCAAGAGACTCCTTCAGAAATTTACAAGAGCCATTCAGAGGTGAATTACAAAGTTCCTGAGCAGACTAAAGCTGAACCCACTGAAGACCTCCCAAACTTTGAAGACACTATGCAACAGTTAGATTTGATCTTTGAGGTCTTTGGAGTCGGAACAGCCCGCTGGAAATGGGAAATTGGAGTTTTAGCTAAAGCGGTTAAACGAAGTCGATCAGAACTCCTCGAAATTTACCAAGACAAACAGAGCGAGACTGAACCGTTCGCCCCGGTTGATGTCACGGACTTTCTCAGTTCAGACCAACCGGAGCGCGAATGGTTGATTGCTGGGCACGTTAGCCTTGCTAGCACGATCGGTCTCATTGCTGATGGCGGCGTTGGTAAAACCTTGTTGGTGTATGACTTGTGCAAGGCGATCGCGACGGGCAACTCCTGGAACGGATTCAGATCGAAGCGATCAAAGGTGCTAATAATCCAGACTGACGAACCAGAAGTCGATACTAGGGAACGCTTAAATATTGCTGGTTTTCAAGCTTTAGAAGCTGGCTGGATCTTTATTGAAACGAATTGGCAATTCTGCAAAATAAGACAGTTAGAAGACTGGATCGAACAGCATTTTGCGAGTGAAAGTGGGTTTGTGGTAATTGACTCAATGTCCTCGGCAAACCGCTCCACACAAGCCGAAGAAAAGGATTCGTCTTACGCGGCTCCACTCTACAGCTTAAGAGACATTGCAAATCGAAGAAACGTCACATTCGTCATACTTCACCACACCAATAAAATGGGCGGTGCACGAGGAACGACGGCTTTTCGGAACAACTTGTCTGAAGTCTGGGTGTTGCGAAAAGGAGACCCCAAAGACAATTTAAAGCCAACACAGCGAATTTTAGAGATCGAGAAGTCGAGGTCAGGCTGTAACGGAATTTTCCAGATTGAGCTTAACGTTGATGATTACTCTTGGGACTATCAGGGTGATTTTGGGCTGGACGAAAACACACCTGTTCCATTGAAAGCGAGAATTCTCAGTTGGTTAGAGCAAAACCGTGGAACGAAATACGAAGCTGAAGAGTTACTAGAAGTTTCCACAGTAGGTGCTGGCAGCACAAAAGAAGCCATTCGCAAGCAGTTAGAACGGTTGAAGCGGCAAGGGTTAGTAGACTGTGAGGACCGCACTCGCCAATCTCAGGCTGGTACCCGTCGTTACAAAGTTTATTTCCTACCTGCTGCTCCAGTAGCTTCTGGACAAAGCCCTGACTCGCCTACCCTAGAAGCTTGTCCAGAAGCTAGTGCGAATCACTCATATCCAGATGCAGCAAGCCTTAGACCTTCTGGACAAGCTTCTGGACAATTAGCTTCTGGACAGCTTCAATGCGAACTTACAGAACTCACCTTGCCATTTGCCTCTGGTGAATACGCCGAAGACGATTGGACGGAGATTGAGAACGCTGCTGCTCCCAATCCTGAAGAAAATGGCAGGGATTTAGCGATCGGGGACAAAGTTCTTGCATACCACTCAGAACATTGGGAAGAGGCAGTCGTACTTAAGATTCCAATCAATGCTTCAAACGGCAAGAGTATTCGTTGCTGGAAGGTTCGTTTAGCAAACGGAAATGAAGTTCATATTTGGGAGCGCAGAAATTTAGCACCGCCTCACCATATACCTGACCAGTCCGAACTGTGAAAGAACAAGTCAACCACAAGGACGCGAATAAAGATGCTAATTCCCAAGAGTTCCTTAATCAAAGCTTGCCACATTCTTCAACCAACTTAAACTTCACAAATAACGATCGTGACCACCGAAAACTCAACCGAAATTCTCATACGCGCGATCGCGATCCTTGAACGCGCTGAAGCAATTCTCAATCACATTGAAGTCGAATACTTTTCACCTCAAAGTGAATGGGTGGATAAACACGCTGCTTCTAAGATTGTGAACAAACACTGGCAAACGCTGAACGTTTGGAGACGCGATAAAGCGAAGGGCTTAATCGAAGGGATTCACTGGCAGCACGACGGCGGTGAAGTCGTGTATCACGCTGAGATGCTGAAAGACTGGTATCGTCACCGTCGCAATCCTGAAGCTCACTTACGCACCATTGAGCAATCTGCCAAATCTCAGGCAAAGCGGCGCAAACCTGCCTAGTCCGCCAGAATATCAGGAGTCGCGATCATGCCCACTGATTCCAAATACGAATCTTTCAGCACTTTGGGATCGTGCCTCGTAATCGTTGCGACCTGCTCGATCGTCATTCCGTGTTCATAAATTGCATTACTGACAAAACTTTTTCTCAGCGTGTAAGGTCGCCTGTAGTCGATATTCTGTTTTTTGAGTATTGTTTTCCATGCTCCTTTATAAAACGTCTTTGCATTCAAATTCCCGCCTTTTTTGCCGGGGAAAACAAGCGCTTCTGGGTCAAAGTCCTCTGGTCTTCTTCGTTTCAGTAGTTCGCTAACTCGCAGTGGTAGATTGACGATCGCGGCATTGTGCGCCTTGGTTGGTTTGCGCTTATTTTTCGTGGTAATCGATTCGCCAATCCAGACCTCAGTTAGCTCATCATTAAAGTGCTTCCATTGCAGTGCAAGCGCTTCTCCGGTTCGACATCCCATCGACAAAAAGAATTCAACAAAATCAGCATAGTAACTGTATTGAGGGTCAGTTCGGAATGCTTGAACGATCTCTCTTAGCTCAGTTGTGCTAAATGCTTTTTCGCCTTGGGTTGGGGCAACTTTAATCGATTCGTGTACGACCTTCCAAGGATTGCGACCCTTGACGTACTCGCGATCGCTTGCCCAGTCCCACAACGCTTTCATCATGCCGATGCGCTCCTTTAGCGTCACGTCGCTGAGTTTCGTTGCTAAGTAATCTCGAAATCGAGCAGCACCAGATTCGTCCAGCGTGGAAACGGGATTCTTTTTGAAAAACTCCTTTACCGTGTTAAAAAGTGCCTTGTACTTATCGAGCGTCGTTTCGTACACTTTCTCAACTTCGATTTTGTACTCTAGCCACCGCTCATATAGTGTTACCACACTCAAAGTCGTAGACTGAAGCTGACGATCGGTATATTTATTCAAACTGGGATCAAACTGTCGGGTGTGGAGATCCGATTCAATCTGACGCGCCTTGGCTTCCGCGATGCGACGATTGATTTCAGTGTCGGGTAGCCCCAATGCCAAGTAGAAACGTTTACCGTTACCACCGAGATCCTTTGTCCATGTCCAACGGAGTTTGAGCCGGTCATCGATCGGCAGAATAGTAACGGTTCCCGATGTAGATTTTGCTCTAGGCATAAGGGAAAAGTGGGGCTAGCTTTTATTGGTGCGAAACTGGTACGACGGATTGGTGCGGTGTTCTTCTGGGGGTAATGGGGTTGGTGCAGCACACCAATTTCACACCAATAAACACTCTAGAACCCAACAAAATCGCTCCAGATTCATCAGCTAGTCTACACCAAGCGCAAAGGCGCACCAAAAGCGAAGGAGGCTCAAAACCCTTCAGTTTCAAGCCTCCCAGCTAATCGGAGCGGCGGGATTTGAACCCACGACCCCTACTACCCCAAAGTAGTGCGCTACCAAGCTGCGCTACGCCCCGATGCGCTTTCTGCCTATGCCCCGTAGAGCCTTCAGATTCAGAATACCACTTTTTGAAGGTTGAAAATTGGTAAATACATTTCTGAACACCAATTCCGCCCCTCAATTGGCGGCATGACAAATTATAACACGGTTTGGGTGAGAAGACATCAAGGCTTTACAACCGACTGAAAACGGCTGATGGCATTCAAATAAATAGAGACATCGTTTTGACTTTTGGCGACCTGCCACAGTGTCAGAATGCAACGGTCATACGTCATTGCCCCGTAATTTGAAAGCTGGAAATAACAAATGCCTTTGACCCATTGCCATTCGGGGGGTTCTTGGTGCTGTTTTAATACGAAGTTCTGGAGAGTCCTGACTTTCCACCCAAACATTTTTGCCGCATTGTCTTGGCTGATCTGCTGGCAAACCTCATCTAACATTAGAGTGTTCTTCATAGCGTCTCGACATCACAGAACTTCATTCGGTGTCTTGTTTGTTTCAGCTTTAGTTGCTGAATTAAGCTGAGTAGGCGTTGATCGTGGTCTGCAATCAGATCTGGGCAGCTTGCGCTTGTTGTCGGTGCAGTTCAATTTGTCCTTGTTGGTGAGCAGCTTTTAACAGGGGTTGGATGAGAGCCAGAGGCAGAAGATCAGATGCGAGATGGCGTAGATTCTGGCGATGGTGTTCAGATTCGCTCCGAAGCTGTTGAAGCTGCTGGTTCAGTTGGGGAGCGGCTTCGGCAAGGTTTCCGCCTTCGGCATCGAATTTGGCTTGCGCCGATCGTAGATTGTCTTCTGCGGTTTCGAGGGTTTCGATCAGGGTGTCTAGGCGGTTTTGTTCGGTTTGTAAATCGATTCGCTGCTGGTTGAGCCGTTGCTCGATCGCGTCTAGCGCTTGTCGATCGCGCTTTTCTGCCATGTCTCGACGTTTGCGGCTGACGAGAATTTCGAGGTCGGTGACGAGTCGATCGCTGAGTTCGAGTCCGAGGACGGCGCGAATGGCTTCGACGACGCTGGCAGGGGGGACAGACCCTTTAAACTGGCTGCCCCTTCTTCTGTCAACAGTGCAGCTTTCAATCAATCTGAATCATTCTGCTTGCAACGCTGATGAATTCTGGTGAGTGCTTGATCGGAATGGGTCGGCTCCATTCGCTGCCAGAAATGATGTTCTGCCTATGTAGCAAACCAATCATACGCTCAATGGCTCTACGAGACCCGATTAAAGTCATTTTCACAGGGTTATCGTCTAAGGAAGACTGTACGAAGTTCTCTTCTGGTCGTTGACCCAAATCGTCTGAGGCTTCTCTGTCAATGAACATCTTAAATACTCCATGTTTGAAATGACTGTCACACGAAATCGTCACAGTCCAATTAGTATTTAATACTAGCACAGTCCAATTGGACTGTATACGAGGATGCAAAGCTCTGACACGATTAATCATGCTTAGAGCAATTCTTCGTGTTAGGGCGTATGGGAAAAGCGGGTAAGGTTCTAAAAACAGTGATGCAGAATTACGGCATCAGTCAAGGGAAGTTAGCAGCAGCAATGGGAATTGGTGCATCCAATGTCTACCGTTGGGCGAACGAAATCCGCGATCCAGGTTCAGAAACCGTGATGAAAATTTTGGAAGCATTGGAAAAGTTGAACTCTGATGCGGCTACAGAATTTAGAAGGCTATATATGAGCAATGAGCTAGAGGAAGATGACTAAGCAATCTTCCAGAATTTTCGATGCCATTGCAGAGAGTCGATTCTGGGATTGTAGATTTCATTGTTAGGTAGAAGAATAGCTTCTCCGTCAAAATCTCGCATCGATCGCAAACCGTTCGGTGTTTCTTCGTGAAAGCGATCGCGAGGTATAACAATCCGATAATTCTCATCAATGCTAAACCAACCTCGATCGAACGCCCAATGATGATTCTTACAAAGTGCTAACCCATTATCGAAGTGATCATCTCGGAACTCAGAAAACGGCTTGATATGCGCTCCATCTACGATATCTTGGCTATTTTGACTCACGACTTTCAATCTGCAAAAGGCGCAACGCTGTTCATAGAGCGAAACTACAATTCGTCGAAAAGCCGCATTTCTGACGAAGGCTTTATCCTGATCCTTCAAATCACCGATCGTGTAGGTTGCTCCACCTTTCTCAAACAATCGAAGCTGAACGTTCTGAAGCTCATCAACTTGATACAACTCATTAAACTTTTGAGATTTAGCTGGAAACCATTTTTGAATTAAAGCTTCGGCTAATTGAACTCTTCTAGCGGCATCTTGTAGATACTCGAATAGCTCATCGTCTACATAAGCGTACTTCACAGCATTTCTTAGAGCAGACAAGCCCTTGATTTTGGTTTTCGTAGCGATCGTTGCCTCAAATCCAGGATTCGGCATGAGATACCAGAACTTATCGCCAGTGAGATGATAAAAGGGCAAAGCAATATCTGATCGATGCTCAGTAGTAACTAAGTGAGATGGACCCGTAGGGTTGGACAAGAAATAGATAGTGAATAAGCTACAGTTCTAGATCTCAATTCTACTAACTTTACTGATCTAGATTCAATTCACGCTTTTGCTTCTTTCATGTTCACATTCTTTAGACTACTACAATACACTTGATTCGGTGTCTTGTATTCTAATCCTTGATGTGGTCTGACTTGATTGTACCATTGAAACCAGTGTTTCACTTCTTGATTCAAATGCTGTCCATTCTCGAATGACTTGAGATAAATCAACTCATACTTCAAACTCCGCCATAATCGCTCAATGAAAATGTTGTCATGACATCTGCCTCGCCCATCCATGCTGATGTTGATTTGAGCTGCTTGGAGACAATCGATGAACGCTGTCGCCGTGAACTGTGCGCCTTGATCACTGTTAAAGATCTCTGGCTTGGGATAACCCGCTAATGCTTCATCCAATGCCTCCACACAAAACGCCACTTCTAACGTGTTTGAGATGCGCCATGACAAGACTTTGCGGCTGTACCAGTCCATCACTGCTACCAGGTAAAAGTGTCCCTTCGCGCCTGGAAGATAGGTAATGTCGGTACACCAGACCTGATTCGCATTCGTAATGGCTAATCCTCGCAGCAGATAGGGATAAATCCGATGCTCTGGATCGGCTTTGCTGGTATTGGGTTTCGGATAGATCGCATACAACCCCATCTCCCGCATCAACCGTTGCACCCGTTTTCGATTCACGTTGTACCCTCGCGATTGCAGAAACACCGTCATTTTCCGACTGCCGTAAAACGGCGTTTCCAAGTATTGTTCGTCGAGCAACCGCATGATTGCCAGTTCTTCTTCCGACGGCGGCAAAGCTTGGTAGTAGAAACTCGATCGCGCAATGCCCAACAATTCACACTGACGCACAATGCTCAACTCTGGATGCTCTGAATCTACCAAGGCTTTTCGGTCGGCAAGCCCAATCGTGCCGACCTGTTGGCTAAAAAATCTCGCTCCACTTGCAACTTGCCAATTTGTCGATATAACTCGTCAACTTGGGCGCTCGTTTCTGGCTCCACTGCACTCGATTTCGCACCGCGTTCAAACAACTCACTCGCACCGTCCAAAAGCTGCCGTTTCCAGTTGTGGATCATCGTGGGGTGAACGCTGTAATGACTCGCGATTTCCGCGATTGTCTTTTCTCCTTTAATCGCTTCGAGGGCGACTTTGGCTTTAAACTGGGCGCTGTGTTGTTTACGTTTGTTTTGGCTCATATCTACTCCTACCATGAGGTTGAGGGGTGTAGCTTATTCACCTGTCCAGTTTTTTTGTTCCACTTCAAAGTTCGACCAGTATTTGAGAAAAGTTGCAATGAGTTCCGGAGATAGATAAATCTGATTACGCTCAATTTTATTTTGTTCAAATAGTTCAATCACAGAAAGTAACAAACATGGCTTATGAGGAGCAACACCATGAGCATTATCAACCCTGAGTTTCGTGAACTTGTAGGTGTAAAAGTTTAGATCTTTGTTCATATACACTGCTCCTCTCAAGATAAATCTATGTTTAGTGATGCCCTAGAACTTGTATTAGCTGCTCAACTTGGTCAAGTTTGTTATAGAACCATCTGTGAATGAGGATAGTAGTTAAGCTAACTCTTGAAGCTGGCTCTTGTAGTAATTCAAATAGTGCATCATCGATCTGAGCGTATTTAACCGCCTGCTTCACTTCCTGAAAGGTCTTAAGCTTTATCTTAGATGTGATAATCTTTCTAATTCCTGGGTTTGGTGTTAGATGCCAGAATTTGTCGCCTTGCAAATGAAAGTAAGGTCTAGATATGTCTGGATTATGACGTTCTGAACCTAAATAGCTCCAAACCTGTAAGAAAGTTTCAATCAAGTTAGAAGACAGAAAGATTTGATTTCGTTTGATTGTGCCTGTTCTGATTAGTTCAATGACAGTCAGAACTAAGATGGGCTTGTGAGGCGCGATACCATGAGCGCGATCGACTCGTAACCGTGAGAATCGAATCGAGTAATATTGCAACTGATCTAAGTGATCAAAAGTAGCCATACATCACTCAAAAAACATATTGAAATTGATGTCCTCGTTGTCCTGTTCAAGTTTAGTTTTACTTAGAATCAATAGAATTTGCTTTGTGTAATTTTCAGCCCCAAACAATTCATTTTTTAGAATTCTAAAGCCTGCATTTGCATATTCTTCAAACACTCTAAGCCGCAGATCCTCATATTCTTCAGTTGAAGCAAGAGTCTTTGGATCTGCTGTTGCTGTAATTGCGAGTAAGTTGATTACAGACTCGTAGCCTCTTGTAAAGAACTGCTCTTGTGGAATTGGATCAGGCTCTTTTAAGGAAATTTTCTCTAGAGGTTCACGTTTCTTACGCTTCGCACCCAATACAGCCGCAAAAGTCACAATATCAGCATAAGTTTGAAAAGGCGAATTAGGCGTTACAGAGTTCTTTAGAGATCGAACAAACTCCGCTTTATCTTTTGCAACTCTAACTCTACCTTTCATGAATTAACGATCGCACAATAGCGTTTATTTTAAATCCCTCTGGAAATTCTGAACATTCTTTATCAGATGAACAATCGCACAAACTCCCTCAAGTTCGATCGCACTATCCCTTCCGCC contains:
- a CDS encoding IS3 family transposase (programmed frameshift), producing the protein MSQNKRKQHSAQFKAKVALEAIKGEKTIAEIASHYSVHPTMIHNWKRQLLDGASELFERGAKSSAVEPETSAQVDELYRQIGKLQVERGFFSQQVGTIGLADRKALVDSEHPELSIVRQCELLGIARSSFYYQALPPSEEELAIMRLLDEQYLETPFYGSRKMTVFLQSRGYNVNRKRVQRLMREMGLYAIYPKPNTSKADPEHRIYPYLLRGLAITNANQVWCTDITYLPGAKGHFYLVAVMDWYSRKVLSWRISNTLEVAFCVEALDEALAGYPKPEIFNSDQGAQFTATAFIDCLQAAQINISMDGRGRCHDNIFIERLWRSLKYELIYLKSFENGQHLNQEVKHWFQWYNQVRPHQGLEYKTPNQVYCSSLKNVNMKEAKA
- a CDS encoding GIY-YIG nuclease family protein; protein product: MNQQGIGFVYLIALVYPLGSPKHRARFYLGSCKNLNQRMKQHRNGTGSRMLKAANERGIAYSVHKFLICESESQARALEQRLKRFKRHRSLITKDWRQYLEPST
- a CDS encoding helix-turn-helix transcriptional regulator codes for the protein MLGRMGKAGKVLKTVMQNYGISQGKLAAAMGIGASNVYRWANEIRDPGSETVMKILEALEKLNSDAATEFRRLYMSNELEEDD
- a CDS encoding AAA family ATPase → MSAKTQFIDRNVVIAFLSLLGYQDNDEVFLRFFYPSGDPRKKSDKGRKLNAKFPNLPWEQMEQLQSAGYGCYVVVNGGGHRDSEVILGRAIFYEHDNLDKVVSRDLWKTLNLPEPTCQGDTGGKSIHTYLRLSNCTIDQWTNLQLDLLEFADADRSNKNPSRVMRLIGATYLAPGREPVQSELISCSNKVYTYEELRAAIPRRNELAIKRQWSEFDRQFKLPTTKRVPLIECLSRANRVLIEQGTGEGQRNDRGYALACDLIGVSNYLSKIAQPYEGEPKLLFEQYCSLCSPPLEVAEAESIWRSAEVRSTGSSLSESQIENCIKGWEWRQRSQETPSEIYKSHSEVNYKVPEQTKAEPTEDLPNFEDTMQQLDLIFEVFGVGTARWKWEIGVLAKAVKRSRSELLEIYQDKQSETEPFAPVDVTDFLSSDQPEREWLIAGHVSLASTIGLIADGGVGKTLLVYDLCKAIATGNSWNGFRSKRSKVLIIQTDEPEVDTRERLNIAGFQALEAGWIFIETNWQFCKIRQLEDWIEQHFASESGFVVIDSMSSANRSTQAEEKDSSYAAPLYSLRDIANRRNVTFVILHHTNKMGGARGTTAFRNNLSEVWVLRKGDPKDNLKPTQRILEIEKSRSGCNGIFQIELNVDDYSWDYQGDFGLDENTPVPLKARILSWLEQNRGTKYEAEELLEVSTVGAGSTKEAIRKQLERLKRQGLVDCEDRTRQSQAGTRRYKVYFLPAAPVASGQSPDSPTLEACPEASANHSYPDAASLRPSGQASGQLASGQLQCELTELTLPFASGEYAEDDWTEIENAAAPNPEENGRDLAIGDKVLAYHSEHWEEAVVLKIPINASNGKSIRCWKVRLANGNEVHIWERRNLAPPHHIPDQSEL
- a CDS encoding tyrosine-type recombinase/integrase; amino-acid sequence: MPRAKSTSGTVTILPIDDRLKLRWTWTKDLGGNGKRFYLALGLPDTEINRRIAEAKARQIESDLHTRQFDPSLNKYTDRQLQSTTLSVVTLYERWLEYKIEVEKVYETTLDKYKALFNTVKEFFKKNPVSTLDESGAARFRDYLATKLSDVTLKERIGMMKALWDWASDREYVKGRNPWKVVHESIKVAPTQGEKAFSTTELREIVQAFRTDPQYSYYADFVEFFLSMGCRTGEALALQWKHFNDELTEVWIGESITTKNKRKPTKAHNAAIVNLPLRVSELLKRRRPEDFDPEALVFPGKKGGNLNAKTFYKGAWKTILKKQNIDYRRPYTLRKSFVSNAIYEHGMTIEQVATITRHDPKVLKDSYLESVGMIATPDILAD
- a CDS encoding HNH endonuclease, yielding MSNPTGPSHLVTTEHRSDIALPFYHLTGDKFWYLMPNPGFEATIATKTKIKGLSALRNAVKYAYVDDELFEYLQDAARRVQLAEALIQKWFPAKSQKFNELYQVDELQNVQLRLFEKGGATYTIGDLKDQDKAFVRNAAFRRIVVSLYEQRCAFCRLKVVSQNSQDIVDGAHIKPFSEFRDDHFDNGLALCKNHHWAFDRGWFSIDENYRIVIPRDRFHEETPNGLRSMRDFDGEAILLPNNEIYNPRIDSLQWHRKFWKIA